Genomic DNA from Salinibacterium sp. NK8237:
ACGCGCGGCATCGGGCTGTTCGAGTGGGCTGGCACCGAAGTCGTCGGCCAGGAACCGGATGTCGTCCTCGCCTGTGCCGGCGACGTTCCGACCCTAGAAACCTTGGCGGCCGCGCAAATCTTGCGTGAGCGGATCCCCGAGCTGCGCGTGCGGGTCGTCAACGTCATCGACTTGATGCGCCTGCACAGCGAATCGGAGCATCCGCACGGTCTCAGCGATGCCGAGTATGACGCGATCTTTACGACAGACAAGCCCGTGATTTTTGCCCACCACGGTTATCCGTGGCTGATTCACCGCCTCACCTATAAGCGGGCGGGGCACGCAAACCTTCACGTGCGCGGCTACAAAGACGAGGGCACGACGACGACACCGTTCGACATGGTGATGCTCAACGATCTTGACCGCTACCACTTGGTCATTGACGTGCTTGAGCGGGTTCCGGGCCTCACTTCACGGCACGCGGCGTTCTGGCAGGAGATGCATGACACGCGACTGCAAGCGCGGCAGTACACGCGAGAACACGGCGAGGACATGCCCGAAGTGGCCGACTGGAAGTGGAACCGGCCGTGACGCGCTTAGCGCAGTGCTGACAGTCGTATTTGGACGCGATTGTTGACGCTGGCGGCCCGCAAAAAAGTACCTCCCATGGGGTGATGGTGCACGACGTATTTTGTGCTTAGAATGAGCGTGACATCGCGTTGATGCCCGGCAATCGTGCCCCTTCGGGAGTTCTTCCCTAGGCCGTCAGAAAGATCAGATCCTCCGGTATGAACATCACCGAAATCGCTATTAACGCACTCGGATTCGCGGGCACCGTTTTCTCCTTCCTAATGTGGGTTCCTCAGGCCCGTATCACCTGGCAGAGCCGCAACGACGCCGTGCGTCTTGCCGGTATTTCGGAGACCACGCAGTGGCTGTTGGTCTTTGGCTACACCGTCTGGGGCGCTTATGGTTTGATGAGTTCGTCGTTCTGGGTTGCCGCTCCCAGCGCTGTCGCGATCCCGCTTGCCGTCGCCACGATCGTGGTCATTCGCCGTGGTCGCCGCTTGCCCGATGAGGGGCGTTCCTTCCCGATTTTCTCGAGCACGGATGCCGATCCGCTCGTCACCATCAGCGACGGACTGGTGGCGCTCACCGAGTCCATTCCGATCATCCACGCCCACGCTGAGACTCCTGTCGAGGCGGCCGTTGTCGCGCACGACACGTCGGATGTCTTGGGCGAGCCATTGCCGCACTCCGCGGGCTACACCGCGACAGGCACGATCCCGATTCTCGCTTAGCGAGGCGGCGCTCATTTAACAGGGTGGTGCTCACCTAGAGCGTTGGCGATGTCGCGCCGGCTTCAGCGAGTCGGCCGTCGCGACGCTTAGGCCTCTTCGGCGATGTGTGGTTCGCCAGGTCGGTCTTGGGCATCATCCCCGGTGCTGCTCGCGTGCAGCTGGGCGGCGTCTCCGCGCAACGCCATCGCGATGACCGGGAAGATCAGCACGGATAGTAGACCGGCTCCGACGAGAGCGGCGGCGATACCAGAGTCGATGTATTCGCTATCGACGCCGATTGCGGTGACGGCGACGATGATGGGCAACCCTGTGGCGCCGAGAAGGCCCAGCGCGGCGCGTTCGCGGGTGCTCGCGCCTTTCTGTGCGGCGAACATCGAGGGTACGCCGCGCAGAACGAGCAGAAGTACGAGGAAGACGGGAACGAGTGCCGCCACGCTCAAGTCTGAGGTGAGAGCGCTGAGCTCGAACGAAACTCCCGTGTTGATGTAAAAGATCGGAACAAGGAATCCGAAGGCGATGGCATCCAACTTGGAGTCGACCATCGCGCGGTCGCGTTCGGGAGCTTGGCGCATCATGACCTGCCAGAGCAAACCGGCGACGAATGCACCGAGGAGCATATCTAGGTCGAGAACGATGCTCAGCACGACAAGCGCAGCGACGATGAAGATCACAAGCCGGATCGCGAACTGACCTGAGGTGTGCAGGGTCGTTGTCACGAGGCGGTGGAGCGAGTTGTGTTCGATGCGGGCCGCGAGGAAAAGCAGCGTCATCGCAATCAGGATGAATATACCCAACACGATCGTGGAGACTCCG
This window encodes:
- a CDS encoding cation:proton antiporter, coding for MDSTEEAVEAANWGLVLIPILAVMAPLLARALSPLVRISIVVFELLLGILIGPSVLGWVGESEFVEQLSDFGLAMLFFMAGNEIRLSAIRGRNGRRASLGWLIGLVAGVAIGYLIEPGFGAVVIGIALCSTALGAIMPILRDAGELPTRFGNSAVALGTVGEFGPLIAISIFLGASSLGVSTIVLGIFILIAMTLLFLAARIEHNSLHRLVTTTLHTSGQFAIRLVIFIVAALVVLSIVLDLDMLLGAFVAGLLWQVMMRQAPERDRAMVDSKLDAIAFGFLVPIFYINTGVSFELSALTSDLSVAALVPVFLVLLLVLRGVPSMFAAQKGASTRERAALGLLGATGLPIIVAVTAIGVDSEYIDSGIAAALVGAGLLSVLIFPVIAMALRGDAAQLHASSTGDDAQDRPGEPHIAEEA